The sequence AGCAACTGTTCTCCGACCCGCGCTGGCGCCCCGACTACCTGAAAATCTACCCGACCCTCGTCGTCCGCGGCACCCGGACCTACGACATGTGGCGCCGCGACGACTTCGACCCCCTCGACAACGAGGAGGCCGCCGAACTCGTCGCGGAGGTGATGGACCGGATTCCGAAGTACACCCGACTTCAGCGCGTCCAACGCGACATCCCCGCCGACCACATCGACGCCGGGGTCTGGAAGTCGAACCTGCGCCAACTCGCGGAACAGCGTGCGGAGGAGAAGGGCATCACGCCGCGTGACATCCGCGCTCGCGAGGTGGGGCATAACGACGCCGACCCGGACCCCGAGCGAATCGAACTCGACGTGATGACCTACGAAGCCGGCGGCGGGACGGAACACTTCATCAGCTTCGAGGACCCCGTGGCCGACCTGCTCATCGGCTTCTGTCGGCTTCGCTTCCCGAACGACCCCGTGCGACGCGAACTCGAAGACGCCGCCCTCGTCCGCGAACTCCACGTCTACGGGAGCGAAGCAGGCTTCCACGACACTGGTGACGCCGACTGGCAACACCGCGGTTACGGGAAACGGCTCCTCGAACGCGCCGAGCAGCTGGCGGCCGAAGCCGGCTACGGCAAGGTGAGCGTCATCAGCGGCATCGGCGCCCGCGAGTACTACCGGCAGAAACTCGGCTACCACCAAGACGGCCCGTACGTCTCGAAACGGCTGGACTGATGGTCTCGACCGAGCGATTCGTCGTGGCGTCTGCGCTCGCGGCCGTCCCCACCGCCATCGCTATCCTACTGAGCCCCGCGGACGTCTACGCGTGGTTCATCGTCGGCCTCGCCGTGTTCCTCGCGACGTTTCCCGCGGGGTATCTGCTCGCTGGGATTCAGTGACCTAAGCGATTAGGTTCCAAACTTTTAGGGCGGTTCCTGTCTGGAGAGGAAACTAGTGATTCCAGTCGATGTCGACGACACGAACTGATTTCATTGCCCTCCTCGTAGCAACGCTCGTCGTTCTCGGTACTCTCGGGTCGCCACTCGTTGGAACGTCAGCGGCCGTTCAAGACCAAGTCGCCATCTACGATTCGGTCGGTGGCTCGCAGGTCAGTACGGTGACCGACGGCGAGACGGTCTACATCCGCGCGGACGACTCTGGCACGACCAACGGGACGACGGTCGATGTCACCGTCGACAACGATAACGGCGGGTCGATTACCGTGACCCTGTACGACGACGGTACCGCTCCCGACCCGACCGGTGGCGACGGCGAATACTGGGGGTCGTTCACCGTCTCGGCCACCACGACCGACGACGCTAACGACACGTTGCAGGTGGCGAAGGGGAACGCCGCGAACGTGACCGTCGACCTCGACGGTCAAGGCGACGGCGACTCGGCGTCCGTGACAGCCGATTACGGCCCAGTCCCGACCGGAGCAACCCCCACGACAACACCACCGACGGCACCGTCGACAACGTGTCCGTCTCCTTCGACGAACCGGTCAACGATTCGGTGTCGTACGCGACGGGTAACTTCACGGTCAGCAACGCGAACGTAGCGGCCATCGCCGACAACGACGGCGACGACACGCTCCGCCTCGAACTCGACTCGGTGACGCCCAACGACACGAGTCTCACGCCGGACGTGACCGTCGCACAGAAC is a genomic window of Haloplanus vescus containing:
- a CDS encoding choice-of-anchor X domain-containing protein, encoding MSTTRTDFIALLVATLVVLGTLGSPLVGTSAAVQDQVAIYDSVGGSQVSTVTDGETVYIRADDSGTTNGTTVDVTVDNDNGGSITVTLYDDGTAPDPTGGDGEYWGSFTVSATTTDDANDTLQVAKGNAANVTVDLDGQGDGDSASVTADYGPVPTGATPTTTPPTAPSTTCPSPSTNRSTIRCRTRRVTSRSATRT